Proteins encoded in a region of the Bradyrhizobium sp. CB3481 genome:
- a CDS encoding SPW repeat protein gives MENWTNAKFCDVANLVLGVILLLSPWLFGFDTGKITVNAMITGVVIAALAIAALAAFAVWEEWLNLVVGLWALVSPWVLGFQGTNAMTVHVVIGAAVAILAVIELWMMSQIPPRLTTGR, from the coding sequence ATGGAAAACTGGACGAACGCAAAATTCTGTGACGTTGCAAACCTGGTCCTTGGCGTGATTCTGTTGCTTTCACCTTGGCTGTTCGGATTTGACACCGGAAAGATCACTGTCAATGCCATGATTACCGGCGTCGTTATCGCAGCTCTTGCGATTGCGGCACTGGCGGCATTTGCGGTCTGGGAGGAGTGGCTGAACCTCGTCGTCGGACTTTGGGCGCTGGTTTCGCCGTGGGTCCTGGGTTTCCAGGGAACCAACGCAATGACCGTGCATGTGGTGATCGGCGCGGCCGTGGCGATCCTGGCGGTGATCGAACTCTGGATGATGTCTCAGATCCCGCCTCGGCTGACGACAGGCCGCTGA
- a CDS encoding M23 family metallopeptidase, with the protein MSQKAPRGSGYGRETGIIDLGHEPPLSVDGSEAAVIDRRRVSVQWFSGTILTGLCGAALIGGAVFASLDGEMTFAKVPERVEGALRGAFGANDRTATLHKSDRLPPPGESTASRSVVRVSTATRVGNRDVMRVRPFIRISGNLSMTTSDLSSKIPPYNAQRLLTDVGTTTQAAAEDPNNPEAVEPDAEVSFVTKDLATVLPKAKLAAVVALDEVLMRVRDAANWRGSGGVRYTALANAAADASGAQSDLKLAYATEGNVSDPYAGFETRVVPENVTMLPKTKDQITGGNPSGERVHTVKKGDTIASILRDLGATPDEARAVALTLGPRGRDGGLKEGQKIRILMAPSSPGPGARLQPYRVVVANESTVEAVAALSDVGKYVAVDVQSMNTVAEATTSKDDDDDEEDDGSGVRLYQSIYETALRNKVPAAVIEDMVRIYSYDVDFQRKVQPGDSFDVYFAGEDEGTSNSEKTEVLFASLTVGGETKKYYRFQTPDDSVVDFYDETGKSAKKFLVRKPVNNAIMRSGFGGRRHPILGYAKMHTGVDWATPYGTPIFASGNGVVEKAGWEGGYGKYVRLKHNNGYETAYGHMSAFAKGLEPGKRVRQGQVIGFVGSTGMSTGAHVHYEIIVNNRFVDPMRVKLPRGRSLEGPMLASFEKERDRLDAQMNSRGNSARVSEVTGTTPQTRQVSR; encoded by the coding sequence TTGAGCCAGAAGGCGCCACGCGGCAGCGGCTATGGACGCGAGACCGGGATCATCGATCTCGGTCACGAGCCGCCGCTCTCCGTCGATGGCTCCGAGGCTGCGGTGATCGATCGCCGCCGTGTCTCCGTACAATGGTTTAGCGGCACCATCCTGACCGGTCTGTGCGGCGCGGCCCTCATCGGCGGCGCCGTTTTTGCGTCGCTCGACGGCGAGATGACCTTTGCCAAGGTGCCGGAGCGCGTCGAAGGCGCCTTGCGTGGGGCGTTCGGCGCCAATGATCGCACCGCCACACTCCACAAGAGCGACCGCCTGCCGCCGCCCGGCGAATCCACGGCTTCGCGTAGCGTGGTGCGGGTTTCCACCGCCACGCGCGTTGGAAACCGCGATGTGATGCGGGTGCGGCCGTTCATCCGCATTTCCGGCAATCTGTCGATGACGACGAGCGACCTGAGCTCCAAGATCCCGCCGTATAATGCCCAGCGCCTCTTGACCGACGTCGGCACCACGACCCAGGCCGCCGCAGAGGATCCGAACAATCCCGAGGCCGTCGAGCCCGACGCCGAGGTTTCCTTCGTGACCAAGGACCTCGCAACGGTGCTGCCGAAGGCGAAACTGGCCGCCGTGGTCGCGCTCGATGAAGTCCTGATGCGGGTGCGGGACGCCGCGAACTGGCGCGGCTCGGGCGGTGTCCGATACACGGCGCTCGCCAATGCCGCCGCCGACGCTAGCGGCGCCCAGTCCGACCTCAAGCTCGCCTATGCCACCGAAGGCAACGTTTCCGATCCCTATGCGGGCTTCGAGACCCGCGTAGTGCCGGAAAACGTCACCATGCTGCCGAAGACCAAGGACCAGATCACCGGCGGCAACCCGTCCGGCGAGCGCGTTCACACCGTGAAGAAGGGCGATACCATCGCCTCGATCCTGCGCGATCTCGGTGCGACTCCCGACGAGGCCCGGGCTGTCGCGCTGACCCTCGGGCCCCGCGGCCGCGATGGCGGCCTGAAGGAAGGTCAGAAGATCCGCATCCTGATGGCCCCCTCCAGCCCTGGCCCCGGCGCCCGGCTGCAGCCCTACCGCGTGGTCGTCGCCAACGAATCCACGGTCGAAGCCGTCGCTGCGCTGTCGGATGTCGGCAAATATGTCGCGGTCGACGTGCAGAGCATGAATACCGTCGCTGAAGCCACGACCAGCAAGGACGATGACGACGACGAGGAGGATGACGGCAGCGGCGTCCGCCTCTACCAGAGCATCTACGAGACGGCGCTGCGCAACAAGGTGCCAGCCGCTGTCATCGAAGATATGGTCCGGATCTATTCCTACGACGTCGACTTCCAGCGCAAGGTGCAGCCGGGCGACTCCTTCGACGTCTACTTCGCCGGCGAGGACGAGGGCACCAGCAACAGCGAAAAGACCGAGGTGCTGTTCGCTTCGCTGACGGTCGGCGGCGAGACCAAGAAATACTACCGCTTCCAGACCCCCGACGATTCCGTCGTCGACTTCTACGACGAGACCGGCAAGAGCGCGAAAAAGTTCCTGGTCCGCAAGCCCGTCAATAACGCGATCATGCGTTCGGGCTTCGGCGGCCGTCGCCACCCGATCCTGGGTTATGCCAAGATGCACACCGGCGTCGACTGGGCGACCCCCTACGGCACGCCGATCTTCGCCTCTGGCAACGGCGTGGTCGAAAAGGCGGGCTGGGAAGGTGGCTACGGCAAATACGTCCGCCTGAAGCACAACAACGGTTACGAGACCGCCTATGGCCACATGTCGGCCTTTGCCAAGGGCCTTGAGCCCGGCAAGCGTGTGCGCCAGGGCCAGGTGATCGGCTTCGTCGGATCGACGGGCATGTCGACCGGTGCCCACGTCCACTACGAAATCATCGTCAACAACCGCTTCGTCGACCCGATGCGCGTCAAGCTGCCCCGCGGCCGCTCGCTCGAAGGCCCAATGCTGGCAAGCTTCGAAAAAGAGCGCGACCGGCTCGATGCCCAGATGAACAGCCGCGGTAACTCGGCACGGGTTTCCGAAGTCACCGGCACGACGCCGCAGACGCGCCAAGTGAGCCGTTAA
- a CDS encoding twin-arginine translocation signal domain-containing protein, with product MKRRDFLKVGGVGLAASAVAAPAIAQSNPEIKWRYTASWPKALDTLYGGCEYFAKRVAEITDNKFQIQAFAAGEIVPGLQVLDAVSNGTVEMGNTALYYYWGKNPAFTFGTSLPFGLNTRSHISWLRFGGGMDMLNDLLKEYNCVGVPTGSTGAQMGGWFRKEIKSMEDFKGLKFRVGGFAGTIIAKVGGVPQQIAGGDIYPALEKGTIDAAEWVGPYDDEKLGFVKVAKYYYYPGWWEGTGQGHNIMNIEKFNALPKHYQAAIETASYDTFTWVTGKYDYVNPPALKRLLAAGAILRPFPQEVLEACYNAANGIYADLSKSNPHFNKMYTSLSAFRNESLAWNQVAELSYDSFMMRMRTRT from the coding sequence ATGAAACGTCGTGATTTCTTGAAAGTTGGCGGCGTCGGTCTCGCCGCGAGTGCGGTCGCCGCGCCAGCGATTGCGCAATCCAATCCCGAGATAAAGTGGCGATATACGGCGAGCTGGCCGAAAGCACTCGATACGCTGTATGGCGGCTGCGAATATTTCGCCAAGCGCGTCGCCGAAATCACCGACAACAAATTCCAGATCCAGGCCTTCGCCGCCGGCGAAATCGTGCCCGGCCTGCAGGTGCTCGACGCGGTCTCGAACGGCACCGTCGAGATGGGCAACACCGCGCTCTATTATTACTGGGGCAAGAACCCGGCCTTCACCTTCGGCACATCGCTGCCGTTCGGCCTCAACACGCGCTCGCACATTTCCTGGCTGCGCTTCGGCGGCGGCATGGACATGCTCAACGACCTTCTGAAGGAATATAACTGCGTCGGCGTGCCGACCGGTTCGACCGGCGCCCAGATGGGCGGCTGGTTCCGGAAAGAGATCAAGTCGATGGAGGATTTCAAGGGATTGAAATTCCGCGTCGGCGGTTTCGCCGGCACCATCATTGCCAAGGTCGGCGGCGTGCCGCAGCAGATCGCGGGCGGCGACATCTATCCGGCGCTCGAGAAAGGCACCATCGACGCCGCCGAGTGGGTCGGCCCCTATGACGATGAAAAGCTCGGCTTCGTGAAGGTCGCGAAGTACTACTACTATCCGGGCTGGTGGGAAGGCACCGGCCAGGGCCACAACATCATGAACATCGAGAAGTTCAACGCCCTGCCGAAGCACTATCAGGCCGCGATCGAGACCGCGTCCTACGATACGTTCACCTGGGTCACCGGCAAATACGACTACGTCAATCCGCCGGCGCTGAAGCGACTGCTCGCCGCCGGCGCGATCCTGCGGCCGTTCCCGCAGGAGGTGCTTGAGGCCTGCTACAATGCCGCCAACGGCATCTACGCAGATCTCTCCAAGAGCAATCCGCACTTCAACAAGATGTATACGAGCCTGTCGGCATTCCGGAATGAATCGCTGGCGTGGAATCAGGTCGCTGAGCTGAGCTACGACAGCTTCATGATGCGGATGCGCACGCGCACCTGA
- a CDS encoding Gfo/Idh/MocA family oxidoreductase — protein sequence MNLHRLLSARHVAGKPVRVALIGAGKFGSMFLSQVPHTPGLEVSVIVDLDRDRAREACRTVGWDQALIARTAFTDDGARAIAGGAMDVVVEATGNPAVGIKHARAAIAAGKHVVMVNVEADVLAGPLLAQEARKAGVVYSLAYGDQPALTAEMVDWARATGFRVVAAGKGTKYLPAYHDVTPDGVWSHYGLTAGEAQSAGMNPQMFNSFLDGTKSAIEMAAIANACGLDVPSDGLSFPPCGVDDLPHVMRPRDKGGVLEKAGLAEVVSSLERDGRPVFRDLRWGVYVVLEAPNDYAADCFKQYGLKTDASGRYAAMYKPYHLIGLELNISILSAALRSEPTGQPQDFRGDVPAVAKRNLRAGEMLDGEGGYTVWGKLMPAAKSLAAGALPIGLAHRVKLKNDVAHGAVVRWSDVEVDADNETIRTRRAMEAAFSGRR from the coding sequence ATGAACCTTCACCGCCTCCTCTCCGCCCGCCATGTGGCCGGCAAACCGGTTCGCGTCGCGCTGATCGGCGCCGGCAAGTTCGGCTCGATGTTCCTGTCGCAGGTGCCGCATACGCCGGGACTGGAAGTATCCGTCATCGTCGACCTCGACCGCGATCGTGCGCGCGAAGCCTGCCGAACCGTCGGCTGGGACCAGGCGCTGATCGCGCGAACCGCCTTCACCGACGACGGCGCGCGGGCGATAGCCGGCGGCGCGATGGATGTCGTTGTCGAAGCCACCGGCAATCCCGCGGTCGGCATCAAGCATGCGCGCGCGGCGATTGCGGCCGGCAAGCATGTCGTCATGGTCAATGTCGAGGCCGACGTGCTGGCCGGCCCGCTATTGGCGCAAGAAGCGCGCAAGGCCGGCGTGGTCTATTCGCTGGCCTATGGCGACCAGCCGGCGCTCACCGCCGAGATGGTCGACTGGGCGCGCGCCACCGGCTTTCGTGTCGTCGCCGCCGGCAAGGGCACAAAATACCTGCCCGCCTATCACGACGTGACGCCGGACGGCGTCTGGAGCCATTACGGTTTGACAGCTGGAGAAGCGCAATCGGCCGGCATGAACCCGCAGATGTTCAATTCGTTTCTGGACGGCACCAAATCCGCGATTGAAATGGCAGCGATTGCCAACGCATGCGGACTCGACGTGCCGTCGGATGGCCTATCGTTTCCGCCGTGCGGCGTCGACGATCTGCCGCATGTGATGCGGCCGCGCGACAAGGGCGGCGTGCTGGAAAAGGCAGGCCTTGCGGAGGTCGTCTCCTCGCTGGAGCGCGATGGCCGACCCGTGTTCAGGGATTTGCGCTGGGGCGTCTATGTCGTGCTGGAAGCGCCGAATGATTACGCGGCCGATTGCTTCAAACAGTATGGGCTGAAAACCGATGCTTCGGGCCGTTATGCGGCGATGTACAAGCCGTATCACCTGATCGGCCTCGAGTTGAATATCTCGATCCTGTCGGCCGCGCTGCGCAGCGAGCCGACCGGACAGCCGCAAGATTTTCGCGGCGATGTCCCGGCCGTCGCCAAGCGCAATCTGCGCGCCGGCGAGATGCTCGACGGCGAAGGCGGCTATACCGTGTGGGGCAAGCTGATGCCCGCGGCGAAGAGCCTTGCGGCCGGCGCGCTGCCGATCGGCCTTGCCCATCGCGTCAAGCTGAAGAACGACGTCGCCCACGGCGCGGTGGTGCGCTGGAGCGACGTCGAGGTTGATGCCGATAACGAGACGATCAGGACGCGCCGCGCGATGGAAGCGGCCTTCTCCGGACGACGATGA
- a CDS encoding phytanoyl-CoA dioxygenase family protein — MKLTPQQIEFFNREGWLFLPELFSQEEVDYLAREAVSIYDADRPEVWREKSGAPRTAFAAHLYNEAFGVLGAHPRMIEPIEQIFGEKLYMHQFKINAKAAFTGDVWQWHQDYGTWKRDDGMPLPRAMNIAIFLDEVMPINGPLMLVPKSQHAGDLKASHDLETTSYPLWTLDEETVTRLVKEGGIVAPTGKAGGMLMFHGNLVHGSSGNITPYPRKIVYLTLNAVSNYIRTPTRPEYIAHRDFTPIEPVDDDALLRLARAHREAAE; from the coding sequence ATGAAACTGACGCCACAGCAGATCGAATTCTTCAATCGCGAAGGCTGGCTGTTCCTGCCCGAGCTGTTCAGCCAGGAAGAGGTGGATTATCTGGCACGCGAGGCCGTCAGCATCTACGACGCTGATCGCCCCGAGGTGTGGCGCGAGAAGAGCGGCGCGCCGCGCACCGCCTTTGCCGCCCATCTCTATAACGAGGCGTTCGGCGTTCTCGGCGCGCATCCGCGCATGATCGAGCCGATCGAGCAGATTTTTGGCGAAAAGCTCTACATGCATCAGTTCAAGATCAACGCCAAGGCCGCCTTCACCGGTGACGTCTGGCAATGGCATCAGGATTACGGCACCTGGAAGCGCGATGACGGCATGCCGCTGCCGCGCGCGATGAACATCGCGATCTTCCTGGACGAGGTGATGCCAATCAACGGTCCCCTGATGCTGGTGCCGAAGAGCCAGCACGCCGGCGACCTCAAGGCCTCGCACGATCTGGAAACCACCTCCTACCCGCTGTGGACACTGGATGAGGAGACCGTCACGCGCCTCGTCAAGGAAGGCGGCATCGTCGCGCCGACCGGCAAGGCCGGCGGCATGCTGATGTTCCACGGCAACCTCGTGCACGGATCGAGCGGCAACATCACGCCCTACCCGCGCAAGATCGTGTATCTGACGCTAAATGCGGTCTCGAACTACATCCGCACCCCGACGCGACCGGAATACATCGCCCATCGCGATTTCACTCCGATCGAGCCGGTGGACGATGATGCGCTGCTGCGGCTGGCGCGGGCGCACCGCGAGGCGGCGGAGTAA